In Paenibacillus sonchi, a single genomic region encodes these proteins:
- a CDS encoding class I SAM-dependent methyltransferase: MYIASDWKDYEVIDTGGGEKLERWGDIILRRPDPQIIWPLAHETAKWRDVHGHYHRSSAGGGQWEMKKTIPDNWKISYGKLKFHLRPTNFKHTGLFPEQAANWRWMMDKIAEAGRPVSVLNLFAYTGGATVAAASAGASVVHVDAAKGMVQWAKENVQLSGLAERPVRFITDDVFKFVQREQRRGSKYDAIIMDPPSYGRGPGGEMWKLEASLYPFLESCLEIMSDRPLFMLINSYTTGISPTVLRNMLSMTMGKRYGGKLTSGEIGLPITASGMNLPCGILGRWEA; encoded by the coding sequence ATGTATATAGCAAGTGATTGGAAGGACTACGAGGTCATCGATACCGGAGGCGGAGAAAAGCTGGAGCGCTGGGGAGACATTATTCTCCGCCGGCCTGACCCGCAAATCATCTGGCCGCTGGCCCATGAGACGGCAAAATGGCGCGATGTGCATGGACACTACCACCGCAGCTCCGCCGGAGGCGGGCAATGGGAAATGAAGAAAACCATTCCCGACAACTGGAAAATCAGCTATGGCAAGCTGAAATTCCATCTGCGCCCGACCAACTTCAAGCATACCGGCCTATTCCCCGAGCAGGCGGCCAACTGGCGCTGGATGATGGACAAGATCGCTGAAGCGGGACGTCCGGTTTCCGTGCTCAATCTTTTTGCTTATACGGGCGGCGCTACTGTCGCAGCAGCCAGCGCAGGAGCTTCTGTTGTTCACGTGGATGCCGCCAAAGGCATGGTTCAATGGGCGAAGGAAAATGTGCAGCTCTCCGGTCTGGCTGAACGTCCGGTCCGCTTCATTACCGACGATGTTTTCAAATTCGTACAGCGTGAGCAGCGCCGCGGCAGCAAGTATGACGCAATCATCATGGACCCGCCTTCCTACGGCAGAGGACCCGGCGGTGAAATGTGGAAATTGGAAGCGAGCCTGTATCCGTTCCTGGAGAGCTGCCTGGAAATTATGAGCGACCGGCCGCTGTTCATGCTCATCAACTCCTACACCACCGGCATTTCGCCAACAGTGCTCCGCAACATGCTCTCGATGACGATGGGCAAGCGTTATGGCGGCAAGCTCACCTCCGGTGAAATCGGCCTGCCGATTACCGCCTCCGGGATGAATCTGCCCTGCGGAATTTTGGGCCGCTGGGAGGCGTAA